TGAACTCTTCGATCAGCTTGTTGGCTTCCTTGCTCTCCTTCACGATTACACCCAGAGGACGACCTTTCTCATCTATTTCGAAGCGGACTTCTTTCCTTTCGAAAGCAATCGCTCCGTTTTGGAATCGTTCTTCGCGAAGTCGCTGTGCCAGCTCGTTGAGTTTGAGAATGGCCTCCTTGCAGTCGCCTTCGCCGGTCTCGATCACGGCTTGTGCCTCTTCGTAGGCGAACCGGCGGTCGCTCTTGATCACGGAGTGGCAGATGCGATAATCCAATACTTTGGCTTCGTCATTCATCCGGAATATACAGCTATAGGCATATTTCTCTTCGTCGGGGCGGAGGGAACAAAGGTCGTTGCAGAGGCGTTCGGGGAGCATCGGGATGGTGCGATCCACGAGATAGATACTTGTGGCACGGTTGTATGCTTCCTGATCTATGATCCCGCCCTCGGTTACGTAGTGCGAGACATCGGCGATATGTACGCCTACCTCATAGCAATCATCCTCCAGCGGACGGAACGATATGGCATCATCGAAGTCCTTGGCATCCTTCGGGTCAATGGTGAAGGTGAGTACCGACCGAAAATCTTCTCTTCGGGCAAGCTCTTCTTCTGTGATCTTCCCATCCAAACGGTCGGCTGCCTCTTCCACCTCTTGGGGGTAGACATAAGGCAATCCGAACTCGGCCAAAATGGCATTCATCTCGGCATCGTTGTCTCCGGCCGGTCCCAATACGGCTTGTACCTCTCCGATGGGATTCTTGGATTGCTCCGGCCATTCGAGTATTCGGACTATTACCTTATCGCCGTTTTTGGCGTTGCCGAGGTTGTCCTTGGGGATGAAAATATCATTCGCTAAGGTGCGATCTTCCGTAACAAGGAAAGCAAAGTCTCTATTGATTTGGATCTTGCCGACGAAAGTGGCCTGCTTCTGTTCTATGATCTCGATCACGGCGGCTTCCGGCGCGCGACCACGACGTTTGGCAAAGAGTTGTACTTTCACTTTGTCACCGTCCATGGCATGTGCCGAATTTCTTTCGGCAATGAAAATGGGCGTTCCGCCCCCTTCGGGAATAAACGAATTGCGGCCATTGAACCGACGCTCAAAAGTGCCTATGACAATCAATCCCAAGGCATTGTACCGATAGCGTCCGCGCTCTATCTCATGCAGGATGTCATCCACAGCCATGTCTTCCATCAGGGAGTTCACCATTAGCTTTTGTGGTGTAGCTTCTACTCCCATCAGATGGCTTACCTGCTTGTAGTTCATCACGCTCTGAGGATTGCTTTGGAATATGTCCAAAATGGCATTGCGCATCTCCTCCTTGGTCATGCGCTTGTTCCTGCGGCCGGCACGGTTGATGCGAGGAGCGTCTCCCTTGCGGGCTTTAGTCTTGCTTTTATCTTTCTTTTTACTCATTGATTCTTTTGTTCGGAAACATCTCCCCCTGCCAATAATCGGGAAGATGCGATTAACTGTTCATTTCGAGGATAGACCTCATTATTTCCGGTGTATTGCTCAGACGAGGCACTTTGTGCTGTCCTCCCAGCTTGCCCTGCTCCGTAAGCCAATCGTGGAAGAGACCGGAGCGAGCGATCGTCAGGGAGAGTGGGAGCAGAGTCATGTCTGCATACCGCTTGGCTTCGTAGTCGGAATTGAGCGTTTGCAACTCGGCATCCAATGCTTTGGCAAACGCATTCGGATCAGCCGG
This genomic stretch from Porphyromonas gingivalis ATCC 33277 harbors:
- the rnr gene encoding ribonuclease R, whose protein sequence is MSKKKDKSKTKARKGDAPRINRAGRRNKRMTKEEMRNAILDIFQSNPQSVMNYKQVSHLMGVEATPQKLMVNSLMEDMAVDDILHEIERGRYRYNALGLIVIGTFERRFNGRNSFIPEGGGTPIFIAERNSAHAMDGDKVKVQLFAKRRGRAPEAAVIEIIEQKQATFVGKIQINRDFAFLVTEDRTLANDIFIPKDNLGNAKNGDKVIVRILEWPEQSKNPIGEVQAVLGPAGDNDAEMNAILAEFGLPYVYPQEVEEAADRLDGKITEEELARREDFRSVLTFTIDPKDAKDFDDAISFRPLEDDCYEVGVHIADVSHYVTEGGIIDQEAYNRATSIYLVDRTIPMLPERLCNDLCSLRPDEEKYAYSCIFRMNDEAKVLDYRICHSVIKSDRRFAYEEAQAVIETGEGDCKEAILKLNELAQRLREERFQNGAIAFERKEVRFEIDEKGRPLGVIVKESKEANKLIEEFMLLANRTVARHIGEETQGKRAKTFVYRIHDLPDPDKLETLSDFIRRFGYKLRTTGSNMEVSKSINSLLDNIQNKPEENLISTVAIRSMAKAIYSTDNIGHYGLAFDFYTHFTSPIRRYPDLMVHRLLTKYLSGGSSVDKNDYEEKCKHSSAMEQLAASAERASIKYKQVEFMSEHLGKVFDGVISGVTEWGLYVELKENMCEGLIPIRCLDDDYYEYDDKNFCLIGRRYRHRYSLGDAITVRVAQANLDRKQLDFEPVS